One window of the Chryseotalea sp. WA131a genome contains the following:
- a CDS encoding isoleucine--tRNA ligase codes for MSNLKNFNEFKDLNLAQVAADVLTFWKEKGIFEKSVSNREGKPNFTFYEGPPSANGTPGIHHVMARTVKDIFCRYKTLQGFQVKRKGGWDTHGLPVELQVEKQLGITKDDIGKKISIEEYNQKCRETVMMYKDQWDDLTMKMGYWVDLQNPYITYNNEYIESVWWILKKFYDKGLLYKGYTIQPYSPSDGTGLSSHELNQPGCYKEVKDTSVVAQFKVMRYDKSKFLFGIKSAFNQEFNDLDVYVLAWTTTPWTLPSNTALAIGEKIKYFQINTYNQYTFKPISVIIARDLFTKYFYLDQSGNLKLTDLEVGYSSSHITSEMNFEMALKTTLVRVGKIQIWEIVNEFLGKELVDLRYEQLMQYVQPLHNADKAFQIIAGDFVTTEDGTGIVHISPTFGADDFRVAQQNGIPPLMVRDEAGNEVPTVDKKGKFVTEIGKHLQEGVAKYKIKTHKPLSADDFYVKNYTDEDETNPDYKNTDVIISIILKEENKAFKVEKYEHTYPHSWRTDKPVLYYPLDAWFIKTTALKDKMVAVNKTINWKPESTGTGRFGNWLENLVDWNLSRSRYWGTPLPIWRTETDISSNQKKEFVVGSISDFENEGWYYADEAKIRPFLEFLTKVKTGISLSANEQRYWEENFEFLQLLPNNRVIEFKDLLNVFIDPVVYLSHLTPAKEVIKSLDLHRPFVDNVYFIANNEGSNTGTKKVIYKRESDLIDVWFDSGAMPYAQWHYPFENKEVFENAYPADYISEGVDQTRGWFFTLHAIAVLLNDSSEEIKNVNAHVDNNGKAFKNVISTGLVLDKFGEKMSKRKGNVIDPFIALDKYGADVLRWYMIENAPPWDNLKFDFAGVEETQRRFFGTLQNTYSFFALYANIDGFSKDEMNVTGKEHLTHLDRWILSKLQSLIIEVRQSYEEYEPTKAARAIQEFVNDHLSNWYVRLNRKRFWVGKMTEDKKAAYETLFECLMVTAQLMSPIAPFFADWLYKNLTNSIRESAKKNNTPLRFESVHLTDLVQAETKRIDAELEKSMEYAQRICSLVHSIRKGNKIKVRTPLQKVLLPVLDEKFANRIKGVEDIIKSEVNIKLIEYIDDTSGLLVKKVKPNLPKLGKQYGAKMKEVSAVISTLEKTEIQTLEKKGTLNKGGFDLVLEDVLISSEDIPGWSVAAEGGITVALDITITEELKREGIARDFVNRIQNLRKDKGLEVLDKISIEVQKDQLPKEQAELVVCALTEFKDYISTETQALSLEFNDSLTEVAEADMDEFILKVKINKK; via the coding sequence GTGAGCAATTTGAAAAATTTTAACGAATTCAAAGATCTAAACCTGGCGCAAGTAGCGGCAGATGTGCTAACCTTTTGGAAAGAAAAAGGCATTTTCGAAAAGTCGGTGAGCAACCGCGAGGGCAAACCCAACTTCACCTTTTACGAAGGGCCGCCATCGGCCAACGGCACACCAGGCATTCACCATGTTATGGCGCGTACTGTCAAAGATATTTTTTGTCGGTACAAAACCCTACAAGGTTTTCAAGTAAAGCGCAAAGGTGGTTGGGATACACACGGCTTGCCCGTAGAGCTGCAAGTAGAAAAACAACTCGGCATCACCAAAGACGATATCGGAAAGAAGATCTCTATTGAAGAATACAACCAAAAATGCCGCGAAACGGTGATGATGTATAAAGACCAGTGGGACGACCTGACTATGAAGATGGGCTACTGGGTGGACTTGCAAAATCCATACATCACCTACAACAACGAGTACATTGAGAGCGTGTGGTGGATATTGAAAAAGTTTTATGACAAAGGGTTGCTCTACAAAGGCTACACCATTCAACCCTATTCACCCTCGGATGGCACTGGCCTAAGTTCGCACGAGTTGAACCAGCCCGGCTGCTACAAAGAAGTGAAGGACACTTCTGTAGTTGCGCAGTTTAAGGTAATGCGTTACGATAAGTCTAAGTTTCTATTTGGGATTAAATCAGCTTTTAATCAAGAATTTAATGATTTGGATGTTTATGTTTTAGCTTGGACCACCACCCCATGGACACTACCATCGAATACTGCGTTAGCTATCGGAGAAAAAATTAAGTACTTTCAGATTAACACCTATAACCAATACACTTTCAAACCAATTAGTGTAATTATAGCTCGAGACCTTTTTACTAAATATTTTTATTTGGATCAAAGTGGAAACTTAAAATTGACAGATCTAGAAGTAGGATATTCTAGTTCCCATATAACTTCTGAGATGAATTTTGAAATGGCTCTCAAGACTACTTTAGTTAGAGTGGGCAAAATTCAAATTTGGGAGATAGTTAATGAATTTCTCGGTAAAGAGCTGGTTGACTTGCGTTACGAACAACTCATGCAATACGTGCAGCCATTGCACAATGCTGACAAAGCTTTTCAAATCATAGCAGGCGATTTCGTAACCACAGAAGACGGTACGGGTATAGTACACATCTCTCCAACTTTTGGTGCCGATGACTTTCGAGTGGCGCAACAAAACGGCATCCCGCCATTGATGGTGCGCGATGAAGCAGGCAACGAAGTACCCACCGTTGACAAAAAAGGGAAATTCGTTACCGAGATTGGCAAGCATTTGCAAGAAGGCGTAGCTAAATACAAAATCAAAACACACAAGCCGCTAAGTGCCGATGATTTTTATGTAAAGAACTACACCGATGAAGATGAAACAAATCCCGATTACAAGAATACGGACGTCATCATATCCATCATTTTAAAAGAAGAGAACAAAGCATTTAAAGTAGAGAAGTACGAGCACACCTACCCGCACAGTTGGCGCACCGACAAGCCCGTGTTGTATTATCCGCTCGATGCGTGGTTCATCAAAACCACCGCGCTGAAAGATAAAATGGTGGCCGTAAACAAAACCATCAACTGGAAACCAGAATCCACCGGCACGGGCCGATTTGGTAATTGGTTGGAGAACTTGGTGGATTGGAATTTATCGCGGTCACGTTATTGGGGAACGCCACTGCCGATTTGGAGAACTGAAACTGACATTTCAAGCAACCAAAAAAAGGAATTTGTCGTAGGCTCTATTTCAGATTTCGAAAATGAAGGTTGGTACTATGCAGATGAAGCTAAAATTCGCCCCTTCTTAGAATTTTTGACCAAGGTCAAAACGGGTATCTCACTTTCAGCCAATGAACAGCGGTACTGGGAAGAAAACTTCGAATTTCTGCAATTGCTCCCAAACAATCGTGTAATAGAGTTTAAAGATCTTTTGAACGTATTCATAGATCCTGTTGTGTATCTCAGTCATCTAACGCCTGCAAAAGAAGTTATCAAGTCTTTGGACTTGCATAGACCATTCGTTGATAACGTCTACTTTATCGCTAATAATGAAGGGTCAAATACTGGCACGAAAAAAGTGATTTACAAAAGGGAATCCGACCTGATCGATGTATGGTTTGACTCCGGTGCGATGCCGTACGCACAATGGCATTATCCATTTGAGAACAAAGAAGTTTTTGAAAACGCCTATCCAGCCGATTACATTTCAGAAGGTGTGGACCAAACGCGTGGATGGTTTTTCACGCTTCATGCAATAGCCGTATTGCTCAACGACAGCAGTGAGGAAATCAAAAATGTAAATGCCCATGTTGACAACAACGGCAAGGCTTTCAAAAATGTAATTTCCACTGGCTTGGTGTTGGATAAGTTTGGTGAAAAGATGAGCAAGCGCAAAGGGAACGTGATAGATCCTTTCATAGCTCTTGATAAATACGGTGCGGATGTGTTGCGTTGGTATATGATTGAAAATGCACCGCCTTGGGATAACTTGAAATTTGACTTTGCTGGCGTGGAAGAAACGCAGCGCAGGTTTTTTGGCACATTACAAAACACGTATTCCTTCTTTGCTTTGTATGCCAATATCGATGGGTTCAGTAAAGATGAAATGAATGTGACTGGCAAAGAGCACTTGACGCATCTTGATCGTTGGATTCTTTCTAAACTTCAATCGTTGATTATTGAGGTACGCCAATCGTATGAAGAATATGAACCAACAAAAGCCGCACGTGCCATTCAAGAGTTTGTGAACGATCATCTTTCAAACTGGTATGTACGTCTCAATCGGAAACGTTTTTGGGTTGGCAAAATGACCGAAGACAAAAAGGCTGCCTACGAAACATTGTTTGAGTGTTTGATGGTAACGGCTCAATTGATGTCGCCCATCGCGCCATTCTTTGCCGATTGGTTGTATAAAAATCTTACCAACAGCATCCGCGAAAGCGCCAAGAAAAATAATACTCCCTTGCGTTTTGAGTCGGTGCATTTAACCGATTTGGTTCAAGCCGAAACCAAACGCATTGACGCTGAATTGGAGAAATCGATGGAATATGCACAGCGCATTTGTTCGTTGGTGCACTCCATCCGCAAAGGCAATAAAATAAAAGTGCGGACACCGCTGCAAAAAGTATTGTTGCCCGTGCTGGATGAAAAATTTGCCAACCGTATTAAAGGAGTTGAAGACATCATCAAATCGGAAGTAAACATAAAGTTGATTGAATACATTGATGACACTTCTGGTTTGCTGGTGAAAAAAGTGAAGCCAAACCTGCCAAAACTTGGCAAACAATACGGTGCAAAAATGAAAGAAGTATCTGCGGTCATTAGCACACTAGAAAAAACTGAAATTCAAACCTTGGAGAAAAAAGGAACGTTGAACAAAGGTGGTTTTGATTTGGTGTTGGAAGATGTGTTGATTTCTTCGGAAGATATTCCGGGCTGGTCTGTAGCGGCTGAAGGTGGCATCACGGTGGCATTGGATATCACCATTACGGAAGAGCTAAAACGCGAAGGCATTGCCCGCGATTTTGTCAACCGCATTCAAAACTTGCGCAAAGACAAAGGTCTTGAAGTGTTGGATAAAATTTCGATTGAAGTTCAAAAAGACCAATTGCCAAAAGAGCAAGCGGAGTTAGTGGTGTGTGCGCTGACAGAATTTAAAGATTACATCAGCACCGAAACACAAGCCTTGAGTTTGGAGTTTAACGATTCGCTGACAGAGGTTGCCGAAGCAGACATGGACGAGTTTATTTTAAAGGTGAAGATAAATAAGAAATAA
- a CDS encoding acyl-CoA dehydrogenase family protein, with translation MTELFYTEKLKVLLPQYEDFLKTDVYPIELGIITKPFRQSLPIIKVLREKAKARKLFAPHLSPEEGGVGLNLMEFAQVSEVLGTSPLGHLIFNCNAPDIGNMELMHQFASAELKKKYLHPLMNGEIRSCFAMTEPEFAGSNPVNMATTAQREGNQYVINGHKWFTTAADGANFTIVMAVTDAQNPNPYLRASMVLVPLENPGFQLVRNISIMGEAGEDYFSHAEVRFTNCKVPIENLIGQEGQGFALAQARLGPGRIHHCMRWIGICERAFDLMCSRAATRRLSEHKVLGQQQIVQAWIAECRANINAARLMVLHTAYKMEKEGAKAAKEEISTIKFFVADVLMKTLDKAIQVHGALGITDDTLLSFWYRHERGARIYDGPDEVHKVSLAKAILKGYGME, from the coding sequence ATGACTGAGCTATTCTATACTGAAAAACTAAAAGTACTTCTTCCCCAATACGAAGATTTCTTAAAGACGGACGTGTACCCGATCGAACTCGGAATTATCACCAAACCGTTTCGGCAGTCCCTGCCAATAATCAAAGTCTTACGGGAAAAGGCAAAGGCCAGGAAGCTATTTGCACCCCATTTATCACCGGAAGAGGGTGGCGTAGGGTTGAATTTAATGGAGTTTGCACAAGTGAGTGAGGTGTTAGGCACTTCTCCCCTAGGTCATTTGATTTTTAATTGCAACGCCCCCGATATAGGCAACATGGAGCTGATGCATCAGTTTGCTTCCGCTGAATTGAAAAAGAAATATTTGCACCCGCTTATGAACGGAGAGATTCGTTCTTGCTTTGCCATGACTGAGCCTGAGTTTGCCGGTTCCAATCCGGTGAATATGGCCACCACAGCACAACGGGAAGGGAACCAATATGTAATCAATGGGCACAAATGGTTTACCACCGCAGCTGATGGTGCCAACTTTACGATTGTGATGGCGGTGACGGATGCACAGAATCCAAACCCCTATTTGCGAGCCAGCATGGTTTTGGTGCCACTGGAAAATCCTGGGTTTCAGTTGGTGCGCAACATTTCAATCATGGGCGAGGCTGGCGAAGACTATTTTAGTCACGCGGAAGTACGATTTACCAATTGCAAAGTTCCCATCGAAAACTTGATCGGTCAGGAGGGACAGGGTTTTGCATTGGCACAAGCGCGATTGGGGCCCGGACGTATTCATCACTGCATGCGATGGATCGGCATTTGTGAACGGGCATTTGATTTAATGTGCAGCCGCGCGGCTACACGCAGGTTGAGCGAACACAAAGTTCTTGGTCAACAACAAATTGTGCAGGCGTGGATCGCGGAATGTCGTGCAAATATAAACGCGGCACGACTGATGGTTTTGCACACGGCTTACAAAATGGAAAAAGAAGGTGCGAAAGCCGCCAAAGAAGAAATCTCAACCATTAAATTTTTCGTGGCAGATGTGCTGATGAAAACGCTGGATAAAGCCATTCAAGTCCATGGCGCACTTGGCATTACGGATGATACGCTTCTTTCCTTTTGGTATCGGCACGAGCGCGGGGCCAGAATTTACGATGGGCCGGATGAAGTGCATAAAGTTTCGCTGGCAAAGGCGATTTTGAAAGGGTACGGGATGGAGTAA
- a CDS encoding SemiSWEET family sugar transporter, translating into MNPIQLLGLSAGAFTTIAFLPQVLKTWKSRSAKDLSLGMFSLFCLGVAMWLAYGILVNDVPVIAANLLTLILAGILLFFKLRFKN; encoded by the coding sequence ATGAATCCGATTCAACTTCTTGGTTTGTCTGCAGGTGCTTTCACTACAATTGCTTTTTTGCCGCAGGTTCTTAAAACATGGAAGAGTCGCTCTGCCAAAGATTTATCACTCGGTATGTTTTCGCTTTTCTGTTTAGGTGTAGCGATGTGGTTAGCGTATGGCATTTTGGTAAACGATGTACCCGTGATAGCTGCTAATTTGCTCACACTAATTTTGGCCGGGATCTTATTGTTCTTTAAACTTCGATTTAAGAATTAG
- a CDS encoding GAF domain-containing protein translates to MAEQLLIDTTQDKATRYQSLLPQIEGLITGEADVVANLANISAALKEAMGFFWVGFYIVKNNAMPAGRQELVLGPFQGPIGCTRIGFGKGVCGACWKEKKVMLVPNVDEFPGHIACSSTSKSEIVLPAFKNNEVALVLDVDSDQLNDFDAVDEKYLTQLMRLIERFI, encoded by the coding sequence ATGGCCGAACAACTTCTCATTGACACCACGCAAGATAAAGCCACACGCTATCAATCATTGCTTCCGCAGATTGAAGGGTTGATAACGGGCGAAGCCGATGTTGTAGCCAATCTTGCCAACATCTCAGCAGCGCTAAAAGAAGCGATGGGTTTTTTCTGGGTTGGTTTTTACATCGTGAAAAATAATGCCATGCCTGCCGGCAGGCAGGAGTTGGTTTTGGGACCTTTTCAAGGGCCAATTGGCTGCACACGCATTGGCTTTGGAAAGGGTGTGTGCGGTGCATGCTGGAAAGAAAAAAAAGTAATGCTGGTACCCAATGTCGATGAATTTCCTGGGCACATTGCGTGCAGTTCTACTTCTAAGTCTGAAATCGTTTTACCTGCTTTTAAAAACAACGAGGTGGCTTTGGTGCTGGATGTGGATAGCGACCAACTCAATGACTTCGATGCCGTAGATGAAAAATACCTCACTCAATTGATGAGGCTCATCGAGCGGTTTATCTAA
- a CDS encoding histidinol-phosphate aminotransferase family protein, with translation MENLSRRNWLKSSFGLASGFVVTSSFVNHLIAAPASQAEREFFSIVSNGGKKIRLNSNENPYGPSEKAKKAVINILSEGNRYAFNELEDLRKTIASKEGVDPSYILIGAGSGELLVQTGIAYGIEGGRVLSSYPTFTLLMNYAQQMGAIWDKVDLNEKLEYNYEALLSAIKADTKLVFFCNPNNPTGTFVSTDIVKSFCVEASKKTLVYADEAYLEFLEPSMQKSMVSLVQNNPNIVVSKTFSKIYGLAGLRIGYLVGQPDTLKKIAKYGDTISPSQTAIAAAKASLGDEDFMKLTREKNAAARKVLTDYLQQKKFYCGDPKTNVVLFPAPKSAKEILSQLDEKGFLIRVWDYQSKEWCRVSIGTQEEMKSFVKAFDEVIG, from the coding sequence ATGGAAAATCTATCTCGTAGAAATTGGCTCAAGTCATCGTTCGGTCTTGCCTCTGGTTTTGTCGTCACCTCTTCTTTTGTAAACCATTTAATCGCGGCCCCGGCCAGTCAGGCCGAAAGGGAGTTTTTTTCCATAGTGAGTAATGGCGGAAAAAAAATCCGACTCAACTCCAATGAAAATCCCTACGGCCCTTCTGAAAAAGCGAAGAAAGCAGTGATAAACATTTTATCAGAAGGAAATCGCTACGCCTTTAATGAATTGGAAGACCTTCGAAAAACCATCGCGTCAAAAGAAGGAGTTGATCCATCGTATATTTTAATTGGTGCAGGCTCTGGAGAATTGTTGGTGCAAACCGGAATCGCTTATGGGATAGAAGGAGGGCGTGTATTGTCGAGTTACCCTACCTTTACATTGTTAATGAATTATGCCCAGCAAATGGGTGCTATCTGGGACAAAGTAGATTTGAACGAGAAACTTGAATATAACTACGAAGCACTGTTAAGCGCCATTAAAGCCGACACAAAATTGGTTTTCTTCTGCAACCCAAATAATCCCACGGGTACGTTTGTCAGTACCGATATTGTTAAATCATTTTGCGTAGAAGCTTCTAAGAAAACATTAGTTTATGCCGATGAAGCCTACTTGGAATTTTTAGAACCATCGATGCAGAAATCAATGGTGTCCCTCGTTCAAAACAATCCGAATATTGTAGTCTCAAAAACATTTTCAAAAATCTACGGGCTGGCCGGATTGAGAATAGGCTACCTGGTTGGCCAACCCGATACATTGAAAAAAATTGCCAAGTATGGCGACACCATATCACCTAGTCAAACCGCTATTGCAGCCGCCAAGGCGAGCTTGGGAGATGAGGATTTTATGAAGCTTACACGCGAAAAAAATGCCGCTGCTAGAAAGGTGCTGACAGATTATCTACAACAGAAAAAATTTTATTGTGGTGACCCCAAAACCAATGTTGTACTTTTCCCCGCTCCGAAAAGTGCAAAGGAAATTCTTTCGCAGTTGGATGAAAAAGGATTTTTGATTCGTGTGTGGGATTACCAAAGCAAAGAGTGGTGCCGTGTGAGCATTGGCACACAAGAGGAGATGAAGAGTTTTGTAAAAGCGTTTGATGAGGTAATTGGCTAG
- a CDS encoding lipoprotein signal peptidase — MKILKYFLIAFAVIAIDQASKLLVHKYMGLHDEVNVLGEWFKLHYLLNPGMAFGIRWESEFGKLALTLFRIIAMFGIGYYLLNMIRKQSHPGFLVCLALILGGAIGNVIDSTFYGVLLNNAPFDSPTPWFHGQVIDMLFFPIFNFTWPEWVPFLGGQDFLFFSPVFNIADSSIFIGVASILIFQKRFFKEKEVNPNEPSKTIDESTLENNVPSTSTLL, encoded by the coding sequence ATGAAAATCCTAAAATACTTTTTAATAGCATTTGCCGTAATCGCCATCGACCAAGCCAGCAAATTATTGGTGCATAAATACATGGGCTTGCACGATGAGGTAAACGTACTTGGCGAATGGTTTAAGCTTCACTATTTATTGAATCCGGGCATGGCCTTTGGCATTCGTTGGGAAAGTGAGTTTGGAAAATTAGCACTCACCCTCTTCCGCATCATCGCCATGTTTGGGATTGGGTACTATTTGCTAAACATGATCAGAAAGCAATCTCATCCTGGTTTTTTGGTTTGCTTGGCGCTGATTTTAGGTGGTGCCATTGGCAATGTGATTGACAGTACATTTTACGGTGTGCTGCTCAACAATGCACCGTTTGATTCACCCACGCCTTGGTTTCATGGACAAGTAATCGATATGCTCTTTTTTCCCATATTTAATTTCACCTGGCCAGAATGGGTCCCATTTTTGGGAGGACAAGATTTTTTGTTTTTCAGTCCTGTTTTTAACATTGCTGATTCATCTATTTTTATTGGTGTAGCTTCTATCTTGATTTTTCAGAAAAGGTTTTTCAAAGAAAAAGAGGTGAATCCGAACGAGCCCTCCAAAACTATTGATGAATCTACGCTCGAGAATAATGTGCCCTCTACTTCAACATTATTGTAA
- a CDS encoding TonB-dependent receptor, whose translation MKSFYTIILFYLLFSTSVAQEVNDTTKISYLNEVVISANRWEQNLREVSSRVTKVGAQQIQFQNPQTAADLLGLSNQVFIQKSQLGGGSPMIRGFATNRVLLVVDGVRMNNAIFRSGNLQNVISLDANAIEETEIIFGPGSVMYGSDAIGGVMDFHTLNPRFSTDDKVKLTGNAFSRYSSANEERTGHLDFTVGLKKWALTTSITKGFYGDLRMGSNGPIEYTRPDYQVRDGNGNDIAVINPDPDVQVSTGFDQLNVMQKIRFKPNENWNVSYGFHFSETSNVPRYDRLLLKTGNVFTSAEWYYGPQKWMMHALNVNFVKATALFDQAKLTAGYQEYEESRHNRNFTGGNRNRRTDRFEAVKAFSVNIDFDKQLNPRANLFYGAEYVSNQVGSTARRVNIVDGTVSGVSTRYPNGSEWNSTAAYASLRYKLAAKWLLNASARYTYVYTYAPFDLTYFDFPFAEASLKNGAVNGSLGIIYNPTSNWKIYSNLSTGFRAPNVDDIGKVFDSTPGTVVVPNANLEPEKAYNAELGFTGKIAEGLTMDVSAFYTLLNNAIVRGKYTFNGQSQIDYDGTLSDVYALQNSSALSVRGFQVGLLWDITKSFKLASNLNIQSGKEKDIATGMDFSPTHVAPTFGSIQLVYKKDALQLSAYMNYQGEISYQNLALSERADAHLYAKDANGNPFAASWTTLNLKATYAINKIFTFDAGVENLFDKRYRPYSSGITAPGRNIFGTLRVKF comes from the coding sequence ATGAAATCATTTTATACGATCATATTATTCTACTTACTCTTTTCAACTTCTGTTGCCCAGGAGGTCAATGACACTACCAAAATTTCCTATTTGAATGAAGTGGTTATATCTGCCAATCGTTGGGAGCAAAATTTGCGCGAAGTTTCCAGCCGCGTTACGAAAGTTGGCGCACAACAGATTCAGTTTCAAAACCCACAAACTGCGGCCGATTTGCTGGGTCTCTCCAATCAGGTGTTTATTCAGAAAAGTCAATTGGGCGGTGGTAGCCCGATGATTCGGGGCTTCGCCACCAATCGCGTACTCCTTGTAGTAGATGGTGTTCGCATGAACAACGCCATCTTTCGCAGTGGCAATTTACAGAACGTCATCTCGCTCGATGCGAATGCCATTGAAGAAACAGAAATAATTTTTGGCCCCGGATCGGTCATGTACGGCAGCGATGCGATTGGCGGAGTGATGGATTTTCACACGTTGAATCCGCGGTTTTCAACAGATGATAAAGTAAAGCTAACCGGGAATGCATTTAGTCGCTATTCATCTGCAAACGAGGAGAGAACCGGCCATTTAGATTTTACGGTTGGTCTCAAGAAGTGGGCGTTAACCACCAGTATCACAAAAGGATTTTATGGAGACTTACGAATGGGCAGTAATGGCCCTATCGAATACACACGACCCGATTACCAGGTGCGTGACGGAAATGGAAATGATATTGCTGTGATCAATCCCGATCCCGATGTACAGGTATCAACCGGCTTTGATCAACTTAACGTGATGCAAAAGATACGATTCAAACCCAATGAGAATTGGAATGTTTCGTATGGCTTTCATTTTTCTGAAACTTCGAATGTGCCCAGGTACGATCGCCTGTTATTGAAAACAGGCAATGTGTTTACGAGCGCGGAATGGTATTATGGCCCGCAGAAATGGATGATGCATGCATTAAACGTGAACTTTGTAAAGGCGACAGCTCTTTTTGATCAGGCCAAATTAACTGCCGGATACCAGGAATATGAAGAGAGCCGACACAACCGAAACTTTACTGGTGGAAATAGAAACCGTAGAACAGATCGCTTTGAAGCAGTAAAAGCTTTTTCAGTGAACATCGATTTTGACAAGCAACTAAATCCGCGGGCCAATCTTTTTTATGGCGCTGAATATGTTTCCAATCAGGTGGGATCAACCGCAAGGCGAGTCAACATTGTAGACGGAACGGTATCAGGTGTATCTACCCGCTATCCCAATGGATCAGAGTGGAACTCTACCGCAGCGTATGCAAGCCTTCGTTATAAACTTGCCGCCAAGTGGCTCCTCAATGCCAGTGCCCGCTATACGTATGTTTATACGTACGCTCCCTTTGACTTAACCTATTTTGATTTTCCGTTTGCCGAAGCTTCCCTTAAAAATGGAGCGGTGAATGGAAGTTTGGGTATTATCTATAATCCAACATCGAATTGGAAAATATATTCCAATTTATCCACCGGTTTCCGCGCTCCGAATGTGGATGACATTGGAAAAGTATTTGACTCAACACCGGGTACTGTCGTAGTGCCAAACGCCAATTTAGAACCGGAGAAAGCATACAATGCCGAATTGGGATTTACCGGAAAAATTGCTGAAGGGTTAACCATGGATGTGTCTGCCTTCTACACACTACTAAATAATGCCATTGTTCGGGGTAAGTATACGTTCAACGGTCAGTCGCAGATTGATTACGATGGAACGCTGAGTGATGTATATGCTTTGCAAAACAGCAGCGCGTTAAGCGTCCGTGGCTTTCAAGTAGGCTTGCTGTGGGATATAACCAAAAGCTTTAAACTTGCATCGAATCTGAATATTCAAAGCGGAAAAGAAAAAGACATCGCCACAGGAATGGATTTTTCTCCCACACATGTAGCCCCAACATTTGGATCGATTCAACTGGTTTATAAAAAGGACGCCCTTCAACTCTCTGCGTACATGAATTACCAAGGCGAAATTAGTTATCAAAATCTGGCGCTTAGCGAACGAGCGGATGCGCACCTGTATGCAAAAGATGCGAACGGTAATCCATTCGCTGCCTCCTGGACTACCCTTAATTTAAAGGCTACATACGCCATCAATAAAATATTTACCTTCGATGCTGGTGTCGAAAATTTATTTGATAAGCGCTATCGTCCATACTCCTCGGGTATTACTGCACCCGGAAGAAATATTTTTGGTACACTGCGTGTGAAATTTTGA